One window of Helicoverpa zea isolate HzStark_Cry1AcR chromosome 12, ilHelZeax1.1, whole genome shotgun sequence genomic DNA carries:
- the LOC124635225 gene encoding uncharacterized protein LOC124635225 isoform X2 yields MTSKRERSVNFSREEVELLTSLVAQHKSILENKKSDAVTWNEKEQCWKTLEALFNSKSGTNYRSAKTLKAKYEGIKRNTRKKSALIRAETYRTGGGPSAAPPLTPVEEKVKDMILLSVDGIESEFDSDHVDPIQIDTVCPPPTPSTSNQLTQNIEMIIADNNCVQVDTNIEHHMSQSTQNDDSDEEGHSRRKISQYTTPKKVANDEKWTNWKPKSLRSKKHPALSAEKMKRPFERVADAKLEIADLQKKILEEEFLNKRKQWAFEEEEREHKREMWALEKKYFLNKFEK; encoded by the exons atgacATCAAAACGTGAACGAAGCGTTAACTTCAGCCGGGAAGAAGTTGAGCTTCTAACTTCACTCGTTGCTCAACATAAAAGcattttagaaaataagaaaagtgATGCAGTCACATGGAATGAAAAAGAACAGTGCTGGAAGACATTGGAGGCACTATTTAATAGCAAAAGCGGTACTAATTATCGTAGTGCCAAAACATTAAAAGCGAAATACGAaggaataaaaagaaataccagGAAAAAGTCTGCTCTAATACGTGCCGAAACGTATCGCACGGGAGGTGGACCTAGTGCTGCTCCTCCTCTGACGCCAGTAGAAGAAAAAGTGAAAGACATGATACTGTTGTCTGTAGATGGAATCGAAAGTGAATTTGATTCTGATCATGTTG ATCCTATACAAATAGACACAGTATGTCCTCCACCAACACCTTCCACATCCAACCAATTAACACAAAACATTGAAATGATTATTGCAGACAATAACTGTGTCCAAGTGGATACCAATATAGAGCATCACATGA GTCAGTCTACACAAAATGATGACTCTGATGAGGAAGGGCATTCCAGAAGAAAGATAA gtcaATATACTACACCCAAAAAAGTTGCCAATGATGAGAAGTGGACTAATTGGAAGCCAAAATCTCTGCGCTCCAAAAAACATCCTGCCTTAT CTGCTGAGAAGATGAAAAGGCCATTCGAAAGAGTAGCTGATGCAAAATTAGAGATTGCAGATTTACAGAAGAAGATTCTGGAGGAAGAattcttaaataaaagaaagcaaTGGGCCTTTGAAGAGGAAGAAAGGGAGCACAAAAGAGAAATGTGGgcgttggaaaaaaaatactttttaaataaatttgaaaaataa
- the LOC124635225 gene encoding uncharacterized protein LOC124635225 isoform X1, whose protein sequence is MTSKRERSVNFSREEVELLTSLVAQHKSILENKKSDAVTWNEKEQCWKTLEALFNSKSGTNYRSAKTLKAKYEGIKRNTRKKSALIRAETYRTGGGPSAAPPLTPVEEKVKDMILLSVDGIESEFDSDHVDPIQIDTVCPPPTPSTSNQLTQNIEMIIADNNCVQVDTNIEHHMTEGQSTQNDDSDEEGHSRRKISQYTTPKKVANDEKWTNWKPKSLRSKKHPALSAEKMKRPFERVADAKLEIADLQKKILEEEFLNKRKQWAFEEEEREHKREMWALEKKYFLNKFEK, encoded by the exons atgacATCAAAACGTGAACGAAGCGTTAACTTCAGCCGGGAAGAAGTTGAGCTTCTAACTTCACTCGTTGCTCAACATAAAAGcattttagaaaataagaaaagtgATGCAGTCACATGGAATGAAAAAGAACAGTGCTGGAAGACATTGGAGGCACTATTTAATAGCAAAAGCGGTACTAATTATCGTAGTGCCAAAACATTAAAAGCGAAATACGAaggaataaaaagaaataccagGAAAAAGTCTGCTCTAATACGTGCCGAAACGTATCGCACGGGAGGTGGACCTAGTGCTGCTCCTCCTCTGACGCCAGTAGAAGAAAAAGTGAAAGACATGATACTGTTGTCTGTAGATGGAATCGAAAGTGAATTTGATTCTGATCATGTTG ATCCTATACAAATAGACACAGTATGTCCTCCACCAACACCTTCCACATCCAACCAATTAACACAAAACATTGAAATGATTATTGCAGACAATAACTGTGTCCAAGTGGATACCAATATAGAGCATCACATGA CTGAAGGTCAGTCTACACAAAATGATGACTCTGATGAGGAAGGGCATTCCAGAAGAAAGATAA gtcaATATACTACACCCAAAAAAGTTGCCAATGATGAGAAGTGGACTAATTGGAAGCCAAAATCTCTGCGCTCCAAAAAACATCCTGCCTTAT CTGCTGAGAAGATGAAAAGGCCATTCGAAAGAGTAGCTGATGCAAAATTAGAGATTGCAGATTTACAGAAGAAGATTCTGGAGGAAGAattcttaaataaaagaaagcaaTGGGCCTTTGAAGAGGAAGAAAGGGAGCACAAAAGAGAAATGTGGgcgttggaaaaaaaatactttttaaataaatttgaaaaataa